A genomic window from Sanguibacter antarcticus includes:
- a CDS encoding MarR family winged helix-turn-helix transcriptional regulator, producing the protein MSADVLSPAGERPQASTGRHATVAAAPDSHVAARSWEALFRAQVTLMRRFAAEDVWAPLTVREYDVLFTLSRAPEHGLRLHELNEDMLLSQPSLSRMVDRLEAHGLVSRRPSVGDRRGLLIVLTPQGAQLQKSIGRKHVESIRAYVEPALTLEELRTLEHLCTKLRSAQTTIATRTPHTPAQAEERAS; encoded by the coding sequence ATGAGCGCCGACGTCCTCTCCCCCGCCGGAGAGCGCCCACAGGCCTCCACAGGCCGGCATGCCACGGTGGCAGCTGCACCCGACTCTCACGTCGCAGCACGCTCGTGGGAAGCACTGTTCCGAGCCCAGGTCACCCTCATGCGGCGGTTCGCCGCCGAGGACGTCTGGGCCCCCTTGACCGTGCGGGAGTACGACGTGCTCTTCACGCTTTCCCGGGCACCCGAGCACGGCCTGCGCCTGCACGAGCTCAACGAGGACATGCTCCTCAGCCAACCGTCCCTCAGCCGCATGGTCGACCGTCTGGAGGCGCACGGTCTCGTCTCGAGACGGCCGTCCGTGGGCGACCGTCGCGGGCTGCTCATCGTGCTGACCCCGCAGGGCGCCCAGCTGCAGAAGTCCATCGGTCGCAAGCACGTCGAGAGCATCCGCGCGTACGTCGAGCCCGCGCTGACGCTCGAGGAGCTGCGCACCCTCGAGCACCTGTGCACCAAGCTCCGTTCAGCGCAGACAACCATCGCGACCCGTACCCCTCACACACCCGCCCAGGCGGAGGAACGAGCATCATGA
- a CDS encoding FMN reductase, with translation MTTRTIVAVTAGLSQPSSTRLLADRLVAATVAAMDASGDPVTVRTIELRDLAHQITDNLLTGFPAPELADAIDALTRADGIIAVTPIFTASYSGLFKSFFDIVDSSAITGTPVLLGATAGTARHSLALEHEMRPLFAYLRALITPTAVFAASEDWGSGDGTTTGLHQRITRAAGEFSGLVRGSGVARVTTDPFANLIPFAQQLAGK, from the coding sequence ATGACCACACGCACGATCGTCGCTGTCACGGCCGGACTGAGCCAGCCGTCGTCGACCCGCCTGCTCGCCGACCGTCTCGTCGCCGCCACCGTGGCAGCGATGGACGCATCGGGCGACCCGGTGACCGTCCGCACCATCGAGCTGCGCGATCTCGCCCACCAGATCACCGACAACCTGCTCACGGGGTTCCCCGCACCAGAGCTCGCCGACGCGATCGACGCGCTCACCCGAGCCGACGGGATCATCGCCGTCACACCGATCTTCACCGCGTCCTACTCGGGCCTCTTCAAGTCGTTCTTCGACATCGTCGACTCGTCCGCGATCACCGGCACCCCGGTGCTGCTCGGTGCGACGGCAGGCACAGCCCGGCACTCTCTCGCTCTCGAGCACGAGATGCGTCCGCTCTTCGCCTATCTTCGAGCGCTCATCACCCCGACCGCGGTCTTCGCCGCCTCCGAGGACTGGGGCAGCGGAGACGGGACCACCACGGGGCTGCACCAACGGATCACGCGAGCCGCAGGAGAGTTCTCAGGACTGGTTCGTGGGAGCGGTGTGGCACGTGTGACGACGGACCCGTTCGCGAATCTCATCCCTTTTGCGCAACAGCTTGCTGGGAAGTGA
- a CDS encoding ATP-grasp domain-containing protein, which yields MTLNIWLNRTYATNYWFLQMLRNNPDHADVRLFATHTDETSPVLRAADVALMEPSLGGEDYVDWALEFCRTHAIDVLLPGRGIRRIVARSEEFEAIGVKVLASPSASIALLDDKDAAYRSARGLGIPVPPWRTAQGADELEEAYSSLRDELEPDEKICIKPISGVGAEGYRLLDDRPMSVSDLLAAPAHRARLDEVTAAFRAAEAAEREVPRLMVMPYMASPEISVDCLSTTFGETLVALPRAKAGRRRTFLADTPEAARIAHRVVDSYQLAYLTNTQLRWWRGELTLLEVNTRPSGGLYASSLTGVNLPWAAIQLALTGQTTLEVPELGASFVTVETLVPLPRETAAPALLRNVNPGLVKEPSVDDLEASARKLADLLP from the coding sequence TTGACTCTCAACATCTGGCTCAACCGCACCTACGCCACCAACTACTGGTTCCTCCAGATGCTCAGGAACAATCCGGATCATGCGGACGTGCGACTGTTCGCCACCCACACCGACGAGACGTCCCCCGTCCTGCGCGCAGCCGACGTCGCACTCATGGAGCCGTCCCTCGGGGGCGAGGACTACGTCGACTGGGCTCTCGAGTTCTGCCGTACCCACGCGATCGACGTGCTGCTCCCCGGCAGAGGGATCCGGCGGATCGTCGCGCGCAGCGAGGAGTTCGAGGCCATCGGGGTCAAGGTCCTCGCCTCACCATCGGCGTCGATCGCCTTGCTCGACGACAAGGACGCGGCCTACCGGTCGGCGCGCGGCCTCGGGATCCCCGTCCCGCCGTGGCGCACCGCCCAGGGCGCCGACGAGCTCGAAGAAGCCTATTCGTCGCTGCGCGACGAGCTCGAGCCCGACGAGAAGATCTGCATCAAGCCGATCAGCGGGGTCGGCGCCGAGGGATACCGTCTCCTCGACGACCGACCGATGAGCGTCTCAGACCTGCTCGCGGCCCCGGCCCACCGTGCCCGCCTCGACGAGGTCACCGCTGCGTTCCGCGCCGCCGAGGCCGCGGAGCGTGAGGTCCCACGTCTCATGGTCATGCCGTACATGGCGTCCCCGGAGATCAGCGTCGACTGCCTCTCCACGACGTTCGGCGAGACGCTCGTGGCGCTCCCCCGTGCCAAGGCAGGCCGTCGCAGGACGTTCCTCGCCGACACTCCCGAGGCAGCGCGGATCGCCCACCGCGTCGTGGACTCCTACCAGCTCGCCTACCTCACCAACACGCAGCTGCGGTGGTGGCGCGGAGAGCTGACGCTGCTCGAGGTGAACACCCGCCCGTCGGGTGGCCTCTATGCCTCGTCGCTCACCGGCGTGAACCTCCCGTGGGCCGCGATCCAGCTCGCGCTCACCGGGCAGACGACTCTCGAGGTGCCCGAGCTCGGTGCATCGTTCGTCACCGTAGAGACCCTCGTCCCGCTCCCCCGCGAGACAGCCGCACCAGCACTGCTGCGGAACGTCAACCCTGGGCTCGTCAAAGAGCCGTCCGTCGACGACCTCGAGGCCAGCGCGCGAAAGCTCGCCGACCTCCTGCCCTGA
- a CDS encoding tellurite resistance TerB family protein has product MAFWDNLKSKTTEMNGQLKTKAKQFANKDFANASMAMCALIAAADGKIDPSERSKTAGLIMSNDVLSVFAPDDLRQKFDFYCDKLDRDYDFGKVEAVSAISRLKPKQDQARAVVQIGIIIGGADGDFDDDERQAVKDACFAVGIAPAEFDL; this is encoded by the coding sequence ATGGCGTTCTGGGACAACCTCAAGTCGAAGACGACCGAGATGAACGGACAGCTCAAGACGAAGGCCAAGCAGTTCGCCAACAAGGACTTTGCGAACGCGAGCATGGCGATGTGCGCACTCATCGCGGCGGCCGACGGCAAGATCGATCCCTCGGAGCGCAGCAAGACCGCCGGTCTCATCATGAGCAACGACGTCTTGTCCGTCTTCGCGCCAGACGACCTGCGCCAGAAGTTCGACTTCTACTGCGACAAGCTCGACCGCGACTACGACTTCGGCAAGGTCGAGGCGGTCTCCGCGATCTCGAGGCTGAAGCCGAAGCAGGACCAGGCGCGCGCCGTCGTGCAGATCGGCATCATCATCGGTGGAGCCGACGGTGACTTCGACGACGACGAGCGCCAGGCGGTCAAGGACGCGTGCTTCGCGGTGGGCATCGCCCCGGCAGAGTTCGACCTCTGA
- a CDS encoding MFS transporter, with amino-acid sequence MTQTRSAGGRSPQTRSQRLDSLPFTAEHRRLVVGSGTGWALDAMDVGLISFVMASLAVQWGLTDTELSWIASTGFVGMALGASLGGLLADRFGRRQVFALTLLVYGTATGASALSASVGMLVVARLVVGLGLGAELPVASTLVSEFAPARIRGRVVVVLEAFWAVGWLLAALIGFLVIPLSDDGWRWALALGAVPAVYSVVVRRTLPESVRFLESVGRHDEAEKTVLRFEASAGVTAQPTDPRVSPDTPPDAADPGHGTGPVAPPRLWSPSLRRRTASLWTVWFGVSFAYYGAFIWLPTLLHASGFSLVRSFGYTLVITAAQLPGYAVAAVLIERWGRRQTLATFLSGSAVSAILFGTADSTVAILAAGMLLSFFNLGAWGALYAVTPEIYPTSIRGRGAGSAAAFGRIASIVAPLCVPFLRDAGGTQVVFVVFAAAFVVAALGVLGIPDRRGRPLDE; translated from the coding sequence ATGACACAGACCCGCAGCGCCGGTGGACGCAGTCCGCAGACGAGATCGCAACGGCTCGACAGCCTGCCGTTCACCGCCGAGCACCGCCGGCTCGTCGTCGGCTCCGGGACGGGGTGGGCTCTCGACGCGATGGACGTCGGGCTCATCTCCTTCGTCATGGCCAGCCTCGCCGTCCAGTGGGGGCTCACCGACACGGAGCTCTCGTGGATCGCGTCGACCGGGTTCGTCGGGATGGCGCTCGGAGCGAGCCTCGGCGGGCTCCTCGCCGACAGGTTCGGCCGGCGTCAGGTCTTCGCCCTGACGCTCCTCGTCTACGGCACGGCGACCGGTGCGTCAGCGCTCTCCGCATCGGTCGGGATGCTCGTCGTGGCACGTCTCGTCGTCGGGCTCGGGCTCGGCGCCGAGCTTCCTGTCGCGTCGACGCTCGTCAGCGAGTTCGCACCCGCGCGCATCCGCGGCCGTGTCGTCGTCGTGCTCGAAGCCTTCTGGGCCGTCGGATGGTTGCTCGCGGCGCTCATCGGCTTCCTCGTGATCCCGCTGAGCGACGACGGGTGGCGGTGGGCGCTCGCTCTGGGCGCGGTGCCGGCCGTGTACTCGGTCGTCGTCCGCCGTACCCTGCCCGAGTCGGTGCGGTTCCTCGAGAGCGTCGGCCGCCACGACGAGGCCGAGAAGACCGTGCTGCGGTTCGAGGCATCGGCCGGCGTCACGGCCCAGCCCACGGATCCACGAGTCTCCCCCGATACACCCCCCGATGCCGCAGACCCCGGCCACGGGACCGGTCCGGTGGCGCCGCCACGGCTCTGGTCGCCGTCGCTGCGCCGACGGACGGCGAGCCTGTGGACCGTCTGGTTCGGGGTGAGCTTCGCCTACTACGGCGCCTTCATCTGGCTGCCGACCCTGCTGCACGCATCGGGCTTCTCGCTCGTCCGGTCGTTCGGGTACACGCTCGTCATCACCGCCGCCCAGCTCCCCGGCTACGCAGTCGCGGCCGTCCTCATCGAGCGGTGGGGCCGGCGTCAGACCCTCGCTACCTTCCTCTCGGGATCCGCCGTCTCGGCGATCCTCTTCGGGACTGCGGACAGCACCGTGGCGATCCTTGCCGCAGGCATGCTCCTGTCCTTCTTCAACCTCGGTGCATGGGGTGCGTTGTACGCCGTCACGCCGGAGATCTACCCGACGAGCATCCGTGGCCGTGGTGCAGGCTCTGCAGCGGCCTTCGGACGGATCGCATCGATCGTCGCCCCGTTGTGCGTGCCGTTCCTCCGAGACGCTGGCGGCACGCAGGTGGTCTTCGTCGTCTTCGCGGCAGCGTTCGTCGTCGCTGCGCTAGGCGTCCTGGGCATCCCGGACCGTCGTGGGCGTCCTCTGGACGAGTGA
- a CDS encoding ATP-binding protein produces MTHSSWRFITRGDLVAQLAGALEPGARYRTTLLTGPVGSGKTWLLQRVGEAMVLRGYKVYRVSGRTTSPQAIENMAYVLDSLRARASERMVLLVDDVGGLDVQLLQPLVALVRHGGCRMMLSVTDSEPLPPELIELRSVDLLGVTPVTPLSPSEISYLAITYLGGPLSPRSRRTVVAHAHGNPRALRESLDASTASGVLVWNGTAHELTGYLDPGPRVNDATSLHLASVPADQIDVIEVLAAGQPLPASAFEPHLVDALELEGIVVVSPAPASQMRFADPVYAAVARRNASAERWRAAQEDAVTILRTHPGVDDRSAFYRAVVIDVDAGASIAPQLLAQTAAWALEEREYTLARRLARVALHRVPSHLAHEVLGTVSTVLGDIATADKELLAASQTALTDAELGSVAHWMGVNWGSRHSDPRAAVAHIDALQRRATSAAGRATIAETRDLWQTILDASLGEGTGTSSIERLDSVMTQAMRGITTGPLILARTAIEAGRSLTPVLVDERPDAAAYFEFVEMSLAALSGDLMTARTRVDRRLGHPDEPPMRAGLWASSLGFFELLGGSAPRAQELALDACGYFREAAAEQPDGLLEHEDEPVAYALAVAAAVAVGDAAGARSAFDHLTPQMRLAPRVDALLLWSEARQAHADGRLAEALNIACIGGRNVLARGETTLAAFLLDVVVRLGRPDLVIDDLARVDRLSGGHLARMLYRNAVAAMEGDYEGSVEIVSELEQYGMFSAAADVSARIAEHVRETRGVDAASTWEGRTGDLIILGGGAGPWIASRRSNIALRTILTAREIEVARHASLLRTVAQTADLVRLDPRKVQVLLDSVYTKLGVLTPVALHDALHAAGLLEPGVARDHRTTSLVQRTPTTVRDAQDA; encoded by the coding sequence ATGACACACTCCAGCTGGCGCTTCATCACGAGGGGCGACCTCGTAGCGCAGCTGGCAGGTGCTCTCGAGCCCGGAGCCCGGTACCGCACGACGCTGCTCACCGGCCCGGTCGGATCCGGCAAGACCTGGCTGCTCCAGCGCGTCGGGGAAGCGATGGTCCTGCGCGGGTACAAGGTCTACCGCGTCTCAGGGCGCACCACGAGCCCGCAGGCGATCGAGAACATGGCCTACGTGCTCGACTCCCTGCGCGCGCGCGCCAGCGAACGCATGGTGCTCCTCGTCGACGACGTCGGCGGTCTCGACGTCCAGCTGCTCCAGCCCCTCGTCGCGCTGGTCCGCCACGGCGGGTGCCGGATGATGCTCAGCGTCACGGACAGCGAGCCGTTGCCGCCAGAGCTCATCGAGCTCCGCTCGGTCGACCTTCTCGGTGTGACCCCCGTGACCCCCCTCAGCCCGTCCGAGATCTCGTACCTCGCGATCACCTACCTCGGCGGACCCCTCTCGCCGCGGTCCAGGCGCACCGTCGTCGCCCACGCCCACGGCAACCCACGTGCCCTGCGGGAGTCGCTCGACGCCTCGACAGCGTCGGGCGTGCTCGTCTGGAACGGCACAGCGCACGAGCTCACCGGGTATCTCGACCCCGGCCCCCGGGTGAACGACGCCACGTCGCTCCACCTCGCTTCCGTACCAGCCGACCAGATCGACGTGATCGAGGTGCTCGCCGCCGGCCAGCCGCTGCCGGCCAGCGCCTTCGAGCCCCACCTCGTCGATGCGCTCGAGCTCGAAGGCATCGTCGTCGTCTCTCCCGCTCCCGCCAGCCAGATGCGGTTCGCCGACCCGGTCTACGCAGCGGTCGCACGTCGCAACGCCTCTGCAGAACGATGGCGCGCGGCCCAGGAAGACGCCGTGACGATCTTGCGCACGCACCCAGGTGTCGACGACCGCTCAGCCTTCTACCGCGCGGTGGTTATCGACGTCGACGCCGGAGCATCGATCGCACCCCAGCTCCTCGCACAGACAGCCGCCTGGGCGCTCGAAGAACGCGAGTACACGCTCGCTCGTCGCCTCGCCCGCGTCGCGCTCCACCGCGTCCCCTCGCACCTCGCTCACGAGGTCCTCGGAACGGTCTCGACGGTCCTCGGAGACATCGCCACCGCAGACAAAGAACTTCTCGCGGCGTCCCAGACCGCACTGACGGACGCAGAGCTCGGATCAGTCGCTCACTGGATGGGCGTGAACTGGGGGAGCAGGCACAGCGACCCACGCGCCGCGGTCGCGCACATCGACGCCCTCCAACGCCGCGCAACCTCCGCAGCGGGCCGAGCAACCATCGCGGAGACCCGCGACCTCTGGCAGACGATCCTCGACGCCAGCCTCGGCGAGGGCACCGGCACCTCGAGCATCGAACGCCTCGACAGCGTGATGACGCAGGCGATGCGCGGGATCACCACCGGACCGCTCATCCTCGCCCGGACAGCCATCGAGGCCGGGCGTTCCCTCACACCCGTTCTCGTCGACGAGCGACCAGACGCGGCGGCGTACTTCGAATTCGTAGAGATGTCCCTCGCAGCGCTGAGCGGCGACCTCATGACAGCCCGCACACGAGTCGACAGACGCCTCGGGCACCCCGACGAACCACCCATGCGCGCTGGGCTCTGGGCGTCGTCGTTGGGATTCTTCGAGCTGCTCGGTGGGAGCGCCCCCCGTGCACAGGAGCTCGCGCTCGACGCCTGCGGATACTTCCGCGAGGCCGCCGCCGAGCAGCCAGACGGTCTTCTCGAGCACGAGGACGAGCCCGTCGCCTACGCGCTCGCGGTCGCGGCCGCGGTCGCCGTCGGAGATGCCGCAGGGGCTCGGTCTGCGTTCGATCACCTCACCCCGCAGATGCGGCTCGCCCCCCGCGTCGATGCGCTCCTCCTGTGGTCCGAGGCCCGGCAGGCTCACGCCGACGGACGGCTCGCGGAGGCGCTGAACATCGCGTGCATCGGTGGTCGCAACGTCCTCGCCCGTGGCGAGACGACCCTGGCAGCCTTCCTCCTCGACGTCGTCGTCCGGCTGGGGCGCCCAGACCTCGTGATCGACGACCTGGCGCGCGTGGACCGTCTCAGCGGGGGGCATCTCGCGCGCATGCTCTACCGCAACGCGGTCGCAGCGATGGAGGGCGACTACGAGGGATCAGTCGAGATCGTCAGCGAGCTCGAGCAGTACGGGATGTTCTCTGCTGCTGCCGACGTCTCGGCGAGGATCGCGGAGCACGTCCGGGAGACACGAGGCGTGGACGCCGCGAGCACCTGGGAGGGCCGGACCGGAGACCTCATCATCCTCGGAGGAGGTGCTGGGCCGTGGATCGCGTCCCGGCGCTCGAACATCGCCTTGCGAACCATCCTCACCGCTCGCGAGATCGAGGTGGCGCGGCACGCCAGCCTGCTCCGCACGGTCGCCCAGACCGCGGACCTCGTGCGACTGGACCCCCGCAAGGTCCAGGTGCTGCTGGACAGCGTCTACACCAAGCTCGGCGTGCTCACCCCGGTCGCGCTCCACGACGCGCTGCACGCGGCAGGGCTCCTCGAGCCCGGCGTCGCGCGCGACCACAGGACCACCTCACTCGTCCAGAGGACGCCCACGACGGTCCGGGATGCCCAGGACGCCTAG
- a CDS encoding GAF and ANTAR domain-containing protein, with amino-acid sequence MSTIDLSEIDEPGTPGLGGDEVVRRVGVVARSLAEESGLQPMLDRTVEHAVQLLEGCHSAGISLVVARGRIETVALTDDLARRGDERQYELDEGPCLTAVRDAEIVWAPDLANDARWPRWAPWAVENLGVRSMLCIQLYTAVDKHGALNLYSRDRDAFPLVDHPVATMFATVAAMSLKSARTTEELQSALHTRNIIGQAQGIIMERYSVGAEQAFSVLSRVSQETNMKLSVVATQVAAQRVIPGLA; translated from the coding sequence ATGAGCACCATCGACCTGTCAGAGATCGACGAGCCGGGCACGCCTGGTCTCGGTGGGGACGAGGTGGTCCGGCGGGTCGGTGTGGTGGCGCGTTCGCTCGCTGAGGAGTCGGGGCTCCAGCCGATGTTGGACCGGACGGTCGAGCATGCAGTCCAGCTTCTTGAGGGGTGTCATTCGGCGGGGATCTCGCTGGTGGTGGCGCGGGGGCGGATCGAGACGGTGGCGCTGACGGACGATCTGGCGCGGCGTGGCGACGAGCGTCAGTACGAGCTGGACGAGGGGCCGTGCTTGACGGCGGTCCGTGATGCGGAGATCGTGTGGGCGCCTGATCTGGCGAACGACGCGCGGTGGCCGCGGTGGGCCCCGTGGGCGGTGGAGAACCTGGGTGTGCGGAGCATGCTGTGCATCCAGCTGTACACGGCTGTGGACAAGCACGGGGCGTTGAACCTGTACTCGCGGGACCGTGATGCGTTCCCGCTGGTGGATCATCCGGTGGCGACGATGTTTGCGACGGTTGCTGCGATGTCGTTGAAGAGTGCGCGCACGACGGAGGAGCTGCAGTCTGCTCTGCACACGCGCAACATCATCGGTCAGGCTCAGGGGATCATCATGGAGCGGTACTCGGTCGGTGCGGAGCAGGCGTTCTCTGTCTTGAGCCGTGTGTCCCAGGAGACGAACATGAAGCTCAGCGTCGTGGCGACCCAGGTTGCTGCGCAGCGTGTGATCCCGGGGCTGGCGTGA
- a CDS encoding magnesium and cobalt transport protein CorA, with translation MGIVDNAVYADGVRVAEPASLASTFEALRAERGRSTDPMAWIGLYRPDQEQVQAVADEFDVHPLAVEDTIKAHQRPKLERYGDVLFTVLRTARYIDSDERVEFGELHVFTGRDFVVTVRHAESPDLARVRARMEGNRDLLRHGPHAVLYAILDEVVDEYAPVVAGLENDIDEIEDELFGGSPDVSRRIYQLIREVMEFQRATHPLLDILEALDAGAVKYGMEEELRRNLRDVKDHVVRVVDRADAFRAVLQNSLTVNATVVGERQNEEMRAMTEASLVQNEEVKRISGWAAILFAPTLVGTIYGMNFEHMPELTWLYGYPAALGLMVLGSVVLYRVFKRKQWL, from the coding sequence GTGGGGATCGTCGACAACGCGGTGTATGCGGACGGGGTGCGGGTCGCGGAGCCGGCGTCGTTGGCGTCGACGTTCGAGGCTTTGCGTGCTGAGCGTGGGCGGTCGACGGACCCGATGGCGTGGATCGGTCTGTACCGGCCGGACCAGGAGCAGGTGCAGGCGGTCGCGGACGAGTTCGACGTCCATCCGTTGGCGGTGGAGGACACGATCAAGGCCCACCAGCGGCCGAAGCTCGAGCGGTACGGTGACGTGCTGTTCACGGTGCTGCGGACGGCGCGGTACATCGACTCGGACGAGCGTGTGGAGTTCGGGGAGCTGCACGTGTTCACGGGTCGGGACTTCGTGGTGACGGTGCGTCATGCGGAGTCTCCGGACCTGGCGAGGGTCCGGGCGCGGATGGAGGGGAACCGGGATCTCTTGCGGCACGGTCCGCACGCGGTGCTGTACGCGATCCTCGACGAGGTCGTGGACGAGTATGCGCCGGTGGTCGCGGGGCTGGAGAACGACATCGACGAGATCGAGGACGAGCTCTTCGGTGGGAGCCCGGACGTGTCTCGGCGCATCTATCAGCTCATCCGTGAGGTGATGGAGTTTCAGCGGGCGACGCATCCGTTGCTGGACATCCTCGAGGCGCTGGACGCGGGCGCGGTGAAGTACGGGATGGAGGAGGAGCTGCGGCGCAACCTGCGGGACGTGAAGGACCACGTCGTGCGGGTGGTGGATCGGGCGGACGCGTTCCGGGCCGTGCTGCAGAACTCGCTCACCGTGAACGCCACTGTCGTGGGTGAGCGGCAGAACGAGGAGATGCGTGCGATGACGGAGGCGAGCCTCGTGCAGAACGAGGAGGTCAAGCGGATCTCTGGCTGGGCGGCGATCTTGTTCGCTCCCACGTTGGTAGGGACGATCTACGGCATGAACTTCGAGCACATGCCTGAGCTCACGTGGTTGTACGGGTACCCGGCTGCGCTGGGGTTGATGGTTCTCGGTTCGGTGGTGCTCTATCGGGTCTTCAAGCGCAAGCAGTGGCTCTAG
- a CDS encoding UDP-glucose dehydrogenase family protein, with product MKISVVGCGYLGAVHAACMAKLGHEVVGVDVDQEKIDALAAGKAPFFEPGLPELLTETHASGRLRFTTDMDAIRDADVHFVCVGTPQQAGSFAADLTYVDTAFREVAARVKTGDVVVGKSTVPVGTAGRLAAELTAVVPGATLAWNPEFLREGFAVKDTLHPDRIVYGVTGGVGDATGEQTVTTLDAVYAGALAGGTPRIVTDFATAELVKVAANSFLATKISFINAMAELCEVAGGDVTQLADAIGHDNRIGRRFLNAGLGFGGGCLPKDIRAFMARAEELGADQAVSFLHEIDAINLRRRQRMVDLTAEVLGDQPVAGARVAVLGLAFKPNSDDTRDSPALDVAASLHALGARVVATDPEAVVNARRRVPGLEYVRTAEEAAAGADVVLLLTEWQQYRDLDPTALAELVAHRRILDGRNVLDPIAWRAAGWTYRALGRP from the coding sequence ATGAAGATCTCAGTTGTCGGTTGCGGATACCTCGGTGCGGTGCACGCCGCATGCATGGCCAAGCTCGGCCACGAGGTGGTCGGCGTCGACGTCGACCAAGAGAAGATCGACGCGCTCGCCGCGGGCAAGGCCCCCTTCTTCGAACCAGGGCTGCCCGAGCTCCTCACTGAGACGCACGCGAGCGGCCGACTGAGGTTCACCACGGACATGGATGCCATCCGTGACGCTGACGTGCACTTCGTGTGCGTCGGGACGCCGCAGCAGGCAGGCTCGTTCGCCGCGGACCTCACGTACGTCGACACGGCGTTCCGGGAGGTTGCTGCTCGCGTCAAGACCGGGGACGTCGTCGTCGGCAAGTCGACCGTGCCCGTGGGCACAGCAGGCCGGCTCGCGGCCGAGCTCACCGCCGTCGTCCCCGGTGCGACGCTCGCGTGGAACCCCGAGTTCCTCCGTGAAGGGTTCGCCGTCAAGGACACCCTCCACCCCGACCGGATCGTCTACGGCGTCACCGGAGGCGTCGGCGACGCGACCGGTGAGCAGACCGTCACGACGCTCGACGCCGTCTACGCCGGGGCACTGGCTGGCGGGACCCCGCGCATCGTCACCGACTTCGCGACAGCCGAGCTCGTCAAGGTCGCAGCCAACTCCTTCCTCGCGACGAAGATCTCGTTCATCAACGCGATGGCCGAGCTCTGCGAGGTCGCCGGGGGAGACGTCACCCAGCTCGCCGACGCGATCGGGCACGACAACCGCATCGGACGCCGGTTCCTCAACGCCGGGCTCGGTTTCGGCGGCGGATGCCTGCCCAAGGACATCCGGGCGTTCATGGCACGCGCTGAAGAGCTCGGTGCCGACCAGGCCGTGAGCTTCCTCCACGAGATCGACGCGATCAACCTGCGCCGCCGCCAGCGCATGGTCGACCTCACTGCTGAGGTGCTCGGAGACCAGCCGGTCGCCGGCGCACGCGTGGCCGTCCTCGGGCTCGCCTTCAAGCCCAACAGCGACGACACCCGCGACTCCCCGGCGCTCGACGTCGCAGCCTCGCTGCACGCCCTCGGAGCGCGCGTCGTGGCCACCGACCCCGAAGCGGTCGTCAACGCCCGGCGTCGTGTCCCCGGGCTCGAGTACGTGCGCACCGCGGAAGAAGCCGCCGCCGGCGCGGACGTCGTGCTCCTGCTCACCGAGTGGCAGCAGTACCGCGACCTCGATCCCACGGCCCTCGCGGAGCTCGTCGCCCACCGCAGGATCCTCGACGGTCGCAACGTCCTCGACCCGATCGCCTGGCGCGCTGCAGGATGGACCTACCGGGCGCTCGGCCGGCCATGA